GCTGACACCAGAGCGTGTCGCCAGTATTATGAATCATACACCGACGAATCGTTTTGGTGATCCGGAAGAACTGGCGGGTGCTGTGTTACTGATGGCGGCCGGGAAAGCGGGTAGTTTCATCACTGGAACGAATATCGCCGTCGATGGTGGTTTTTCCTGTATGACAATTTGATTTCCGCGAAGCTGCCCTGTCTCGCAGCTGAAACCGGACGAGGTTAAGGAGCACGCAGACTTGGATCCGATTCTCATTGAACCTGGTCAACGCTATCTTGCTCGTATCAATCCGAAACGCATTCCGCACATCTTCACCGATGTTTTAATCATAGGTGGTGGTGTTGCCGGTTCACGAGCGGCACTGGAAATTGATCCCCGCCTGGAAACGATTATCGTCAATAAGGGGAAAGTGTCCCAGTCAAACAGTGCTTATGCGCAGGGTGGCATCGCCGGTGTGCTGGACCCGCTAGATAACATCACCAACCATATTCAAGACACATTGGCAGCCGGCAAGGATTTGTGTGATGAAGAACTGGTGGAATATGTCTGTCAGGAAGCACCGCGGCACATTCAGGAATTGATCGAGATCGGCACTGACTTTGATACCGAAGACGGCAAGATCGCACTCACGAAAGAAGGAGGGCACAGCCATCGTCGTGTGGCGCATGCCATGGGAGATGCGACGGGCCGGGAACTGATGCGATCGCTGGTCTCCGCCGTGCATGATCGACCTTCCATTCAAACCTGGACGAAAACGCCGACCCTGGATCTGGTCACAGAAGACGGCAAATGCCGCGGTGCGATTATCTGGAATCGCTATCACGGAAAAACACTGGTCTGGGCCAAACAGGTCATTCTGGCTACGGGTGGGGCGGGCTGTCTGTTTCGTGAATCAACAAACCCGCCGCTGGCAACGGGCGACGGGCATGCCATCGCGTTTCGGGCGGGGGCTCTGCTGCAGGATATGGAATTCATGCAGTTCCATCCGACTGTGCTCTATATTGCGGGTGGTGCGCGGTATCTGATTTCGGAAGCGGTACGTGGCGAAGGCGCTTATCTGCGTGACTGCAACGGTGTACGATTCATGTCCGAATATCATCCCGATCAGGAGTTGGCACATCGAGATATTGTCAGCCGGGCGATCACCGATCGAATGCTGAAAACGAATCATTCGTGTGTCTATCTGGATTTGACCCATCTGGATCCCGCGTTGATTAAAGAGCGGTTCCCCAACATTGGAAAAGTCTGTGCCGGCTTCGGACTGGATTTATCCAAAGATCAGATTCCCGTGCGTCCCGGCGCGCATTATATGATCGGCGGTGTGAAGACCGACCTGCAGGCACGGACTTCGGTTCCCCATCTCTGGGCAGCGGGCGAAGTGACATCGACCGGCCTGCATGGAAGTAACCGACTGGCTTCCAACAGTCTCTTGGAAGGCTTGATCTTCGGCGCTGCTGCGGGACGTGGAGCTTCGGCGGCGGCACTCAGTCAGCCGGATCAGTTCACTGCCTCGCTGCTGCCTGACTGGGACAAAGAGAAGCATTCGGACGAAAATTTAAACAGCAAGGACCTGCGCAACTCGTTAGCCAGCCTCATGTGGCGCGATGTCGGCATTACACGCAATGCAGAGTCGCTGCAAAACGCGAAAGACAAAGTCGACTTTTGGAGTCGTTATGTTGTCGATCGCGAATTCAAAACGTTGAGCGGCTGGGAGCTGCAGAACATGCTGCTCGTCGCACAGTTGATGATTACCTCTGCGATTGAACGCAAAGAGAGTCGCGGCGTGCATTATCGTAGTGATTTTCCAGAGACGAATCCTGCGTATCAGAAACATATTTCCGTACATTCAACCTGTTGAGAAACCATCTAAGAGGAAGGAATTTCCATGCTGCCTGGAATCAAACTGTTCGATTTAACGAGTCGTGCTGCCATCATTACCGGGGGCTCTAAAGGTCTGGGTTCCGCCATGGCGGAAGGGCTGGCGTCTGCGGGCGCGGATGTATTGTTGACGAGCCGGCATCAGGCTGAAGTGGAAGCGACGGCGGCACAGATTGCGAAAGATTATGGCGTAAAAGTGATCGGAGTCCAGGCGGATGTGACGGATGCGGAGCAGGTTGCCGCGATGACCGACCGGGCAATTTCAGAATTCGGAAAGATTGATATTCTGATCAACAACGCGGGGATTAATATTCGCGGGCCGATTGATGAGTTGACGCTCGAACAATTTCAGGAAGTTCAAAATGTCAATGTGACCGGCCCCTGGTTGTGTGCCAAGTCAGTCGTGCCGCATATGAAGCAGGCGAAATATGGTCGGATTATCAATTTAGCCAGTACGCTGGGACTGGTGGGGATGTCCAATCGCACGCCTTACACCGCCAGTAAAGGGGCCATGGTCCAGATGACGCGGGCGCTGGGTCTGGAGCTGTGCGAATACGGCATCACCTGTAATGCGATTTGCCCGGGGCCGTTTCTCACGCCAATGAATGAACCGTTTGCCGAAACCGAAGAGATCAAGAAATTCATCGTGGGCGCAGTGGCGATGAACCGCTGGGCCAAAATGGAAGAAATTCAGGGTGCCGCGATTTTCTTAGCCAGCGATGCATCAAGTTATATGACGGGCAGTATGGTGACTGTCGACGGTGGCTGGACGGCGCGTTGATGGGACAGGAGTCTTAATGAGTTCTGATGGGGAATCCACTGTTGTTCGTATGAGTCAAAACAACAGACGAATTCTCGTTCGCCGCACTTTGATTGCCGCTTTGATTCTTGTGTGTTCAGCTAGTGCGTATTCAATCTTTCTGGTTGTCCGATTTCATACTAATGTTGCTGTGTTTCAAAGATACGGTGCATATCTGGAATCTGCTAGTCTTAGTAAACAGGGAGAAATTGTCCGTGTAGAATATGATAAGACCTCAGGTCCCGCTTTTATTCCCGCACCCTTTATTCGGTATCATCGATCTCTGTTCGCAATCTACTTGCGACATGTCCCCCAAAGTAATCCAGATGAAATTAATGAGCTGTTCGATTTATTGCAATCATTTCCCAAGCTGGAACAATTATATCTAGAAAGTTTTGCGATTGATCAGAATCGAGCGATTGCGATTGCTCAGCTCCCTAAATTGAAAGTTCTTAGACTCACCGATTGTCAAATTGAAAAATCAGCCTTGGCCTCTGCGTTACATTCTACAGGGTTAACACACCTCAATCTGGCAGATTCGAAATTTCACGAAGCCGAGTTGGAAGCACTGAACAACGGGCCTACAAAAGAGACCCTGGTCGGTCTTGGTTTATCGAATTGCAAGATTACAGATCAAAGTGCGTCCATTATTTCCCGGCTGCGAAATCTGGAAACGCTTGTGTTGGATGGGACACAGATCACCGATCAAAGTTTGAAAATTTTGGCGCGGCTGCCGAAGCTCAAAGTTTTGATTCTGGACCACACCAAAGTGACCGATGCCGGGGTGGCGTATCTTTCTTCTGCGCCGCATCTGGTGGAGCTTAGCCTCAGCAATACGAGTGTTTCGGATGCAATGCTGGAGACGCTGAAGCAGGAAATCCCTGCACTGCGTGTGTCCGACGACTGAACGATTTTACCGCACCGCTGGAAAGACCTATCAGTTTGTGTGGTCGTTATCCCTCAGTGTAAATCGTGGAAGAATATGCTCAAACGGTCTAACCGGACCTCGGTCTTTTGCTTCAGCTTAAAAAAACGTTGATTTTTTGATTCACTACGCACTGGGGAATTTCTTTGATCTAGTTTTACAACGTGTACTCCTCGTTTTACGACTGCAGTAAATCTGTGTCCCAAGCTAGAAAACAAGAAAATGAATAATCCAGTATCAAAGATCCTGATTGTCGATGATTCGGATGTGGTGCGACGCATCCTTTGCAAAGCACTGACTCAGGACGACTATGAATTGCATACTGCCGTTGATGGAGAAGACGGGCGTCAAAAAGTTCATGAGCTGAAGCCGGATATCGTTTTACTCGACGTGGAAATGCCAGTTCTGGATGGCTTTGCCGTTTTAAAGGAAGTTCGCGAAAATTATAAGGTCGAAGAAGTTGCCGTGATCATGGTCACCTCGCACAACGACGGCAAAGGGATTACCCGCGCGTTTGAGGAAGGCGCCTTCGATTATATTCCGAAGCCGGCGACCGATTCGGAAATTCAAGCCCGCGTCAGGAATGCGATTCGTGCATTGCAGTTGGTGCGAGAACAGAAAACATTACGCAAGGCGGCAGAAACCGCCAATCAGTCCAAGAGCGCGTTTCTGGCGAACATGAGTCATGAAATCCGTACTCCCATGACGGCGATCCTGGGATACACGGAACTTCTGGAGCTGGAAGCCAAAACACATCAGATGCCCGAATTATTTCTGGATTCGCTGGACACCATCAAACGCAACGGCGGGCACCTGATGGAATTGATCAACGATATTCTGGACCTCTCAAAAATTGAAGCAGGCAAACTGGACATTGAATCGATTTCCTGTTCGCCTCAAACAATTGTGGAAGAGGTGCTGGAACTGGTTCAAGTCCGTGCGGAAGCCAAAGGGTTGAAGCTGGAAGCCAGTTATGAGTTCCCTTTGCCTGCTGAAATTCAATCTGACCCCACGCGGATTCGACAGATTCTGATCAACCTGATTGGAAACGCGATCAAGTTTACGGAAGTGGGAACGATTCGACTGGAAACACAACTGGTTGAATCTCCGGGCGCTGAGCCACAAATTCAATTTTCGGTGATTGACCAGGGAATTGGGATGACCGAGTCGCAGTTATCGAATCTGTTCCGTCCGTTTACGCAAGCCGACTCCTCAACCACACGTAAATATGGTGGAACCGGCTTGGGACTCACAATTTGCAAACGTCTGGCAAACATGTTAGGTGGAGACATTTCAGTGACCAGTGAACGTAACAAAGGTTCGCGATTCACTGCCGCAGTAGATACCGGAAATCTGGATGGTGTCGAACGCCTTCAGGAATTACAGCAGCGCATTGCTCCAGAAACAGAGGCCAGCGAATCAAGCCAGCCGCAAGTCTGTGCCATTCCGGAATTTCCTCTGAAAGGGAGAAAAATTCTGTTGGCCGAAGATGGTCCTGACAATCAAAAACTGATTGCCTTCATTCTGAAGAAGGCCGGCGCTGAAGTGACGATCGCTGAAAACGGAGAAGTGGCCCGCCAGGCAGCCGTGAAAGCAATGGAAACGGGTTTGCTTTATGACGTGATTCTGATGGACATGCAGATGCCGATTCTGGACGGTTATGGCGCAACGCGAAAAATCCGCGAGCACGGTTATTCCGGGCCAATTATTTCTTTGACGGCCAATGCGATGGAAGGGGACCGTGAAAAGTGCATCAACGCCGGCTGCAACGATCACATCACCAAGCCTGTGAATCGTAAGAAAATGATCGAGATGATTTCTTCCATCTGCAACGAGGAAGCAGTCGTTTAACGACAACTTGATTTACTGAGCGACATCGTACCTCTGCGCTTATCCGACGGTACTGTTGCAATTTCAAAGCAACTGCTCCCACGCGTGTTGCAAATGGGTTGCCGCTACAAATTTACTGGTGATGTCGACCTGATTCATACAAGTTAGTGTTGCACACTCTGTTGCTGCTTGGCGAAGTTGGGCTGCTTGACGGAATTCTCTTTGTCGTTAGGGGGAATGGTTTTGACGACTTTCCAGGCCAGGCCCAGTTTTTCGAGGACGAGAATCGCACCGTAGGTCATGTCGAGTTCCCACCATTTGTGGCCGTTCTTAGCCATGCGTTGATACTTGTGATGGTTGTTGTGCCAGCCTTCGCCGTAGGTTAACAACGCAACCCACCACAGGTTGCGGCTGTCGTCGGTCGTTTCATAATTGCGGTAGCCCCAGATGTGTGTGGCGGAGTTCACAAACCAGGTCGCATGCAACACATAAAACAGTCGCACGAACATGCCATACACGACCATGCTGATCGCAATTTCCGATCCACCCAGCCAGTAGCCGATGCCATAGAGAACGGCGCCCATGCCGATATGCCAGAGCAGAAACGTGCGTTGCAGGAACCGCATGAACGGGTCTTTGAGTAGGTCAGGAGCGAAGCGCTCGTGCGTGGCCTGGATTTCTTCCGTACTGTGATAGGGGATCAGCCACATGATGTGACTCCACCAGCGTCCGTCGCGCGGCGAATGCGGATCGCCGGGCTGGTCACTGTGCAGATGATGTTTGCGATGATTGGCCACCCATTGAATCGGGGGCCCCTGTCCGGCCAGTAAGCCGATCAGGCCAATCAAACGAAACATGAATGGATACGTCTGAAAGCTGCCATGCGTGAGCAGGCGATGATAGCCCATGCAGATCCCGATGCCGCCGGTCAGCCACCCCAGAAACAGACAGGTGAATAGGCCCGTCCAGGTAAAGTAAAAGGGGGCGGCCAGCAGTCCCAGATGAATGACGGCGATCCAGCCGATCACGGGCCAGTCGACGCGGGCATCCGGTTGGGCGGGCACTGTCTCAACAGATTCCTCAGAGGTTAAATTGTCAGTTTCAACACGCGGCGCGACGGTCTGCTGAGAGTTCATTCAATAGGACCAATACTATCAATGTGTAGGGGCAAATAAAAACCGGCCGATTTTAGGGGGAATGGCTATTTGTGTCTATAGAAGTGAGGTTGGTTGGGAGGGATGTGCTTTTCACAAGACAGGTGTATAGAGAATATCAATCAATCACCCGCATAATCTATCAACCAAAGAGTTTGATGCCTAATTCGTCGCGCAATCTCATCCGTCGATTAATTATCCGTCAACGCGTCTTGCCATACTGCCGGTAAGTCGTCCCTGGATAGATTAACGTGAGGTTTGTCTACAAACTCGATCGCAAACCCGTTTTCGTCTTTCGAAATGGATTCAACCTGATCCCAGTTGAGAGTGAGCTGTGTCTCTGCGGTCTGCAGTCCGATTGCCTCGGCGGTTAAACGGACCTTCACTTTGCTCTCCGGATTTTCTCCTGAGCGGTTGATGATCCGCAGAAACATTGAAACCAGTCGTGCTCGCCCCTTCTTAAATGTGATGTTCACGCCAATTCGATATACGATGTAGAGTATGATTACCGGAATAATATTATTGATAATCAGGCCGGAGTCCTCTGCAAAGAGAAAGAAGACCAGAAAAAAAATGGCAAGAAGTAAGAACGCGCCCATCCAGCAGAGGAGATACAAGCTGTCGACCAGGAACGAGGCCAGTGACAGTGACTGAGTGATCGATAAATTTGCTTGCGGAGTATCTGGGAGCGTTAATTCACAAGGTGGCAGATCGGGGGAGAGTGACTGGTACATACAGATTCATCCTTTGAGAAGGGATCGCTTTGTGCTCAACCTCTAGCCTTCAATGTTGGCTCTGCCAGCATTTGCTCGATTTCGGAAACGACTATTTCTCCGGTGATCTTATCTGCAAGAAGTCGCCGTAGAACAATTTCGTCGCGTGAATTTTTTGTCAGCAGTAATAATCCCAGCCCCGAAACATCCTGAAAATAATTTCTCCAAGTGTCAATTTGCTCGCCTGGAATCTTAGCTAAATCTACCTGATAACAGGTAATCGGGTATGTCTGAATCAGCTTTAGAACCAATGGATCTTCTGAATAGCGTGCTTCATGCATTATCGTTCCATGACTCCAGGAAGCCATAACACTGACCAAAATCAGCTTTCCGTGGGCTAGATCGTTTTGAATCTGCGTTACCGAATATTTTCGCCATTGAATCCTGTCAGGTTTTTGAAATGTCTGAAACAAGATCAGGCCAATAAAACCACACAGAATTACAACTCCGGTTACTCTTAACTGTTTTTTCTTGCTGAATTTCATCTCACATGCTCCCAACTGACAATATTTGGTTGTGAGCAGTATAACAAAAGCATGAGAACGAACGTATCTGTTCTTTCAAAACTTCACGCTCAGTCCTTTGGTTCCATCGGGGATCTTCTGTTTTAAATAGGGTCAGTCATCCCAGAAATCTATGTTTCTGGAACAAAAATATTGTAGAATAGAAGCCGTTTCTGAAATTATTACCGTCAAACATAAGGTGCTCTGATGTTGCGGAATTGTGTTGTTGTTTTATTGTCAATGCTGATCTTCAGCGGAACGGTCACGTACGCAGACGAATCGTTTCCCAACGCACGCAAGCCGGCGAGTGAGGCGGAGCTGAAGTATTGGCTCGAAAATATGTTTGTGTTTCATCACTATACGGTGGGTGAAATTCAGCAGGCGACTGGTTTGGAACAACCCGACATCAAAGCAGCGCTCAAACGGTTTGATTTGAAACGCGCGTCTGCATCAGAACGCAAACCGGCGGCACCTTTACTCGTCAAACCATATCCCGGCGGTCGGCATCCGCGGATTGGTTTTCTGGAAGGTGCCATCGAACCACAGCGGGAAACCAAGATTTCGGTCTTTGCGCCGTGGGATTCGGTGAGCTATGTTGTGCTGGATATTCCCGAAGCAATCTGGTCGAATCTGGGACTGACCTATCTGGCTCACACGCATGTACCGACGATCTGGTCGAAACAGAACATCGAGTTACCACCGCTGGAATGGACGCGGCATCAAAGTGGCACGTTGTCGCTCTCGCGCAAACTGCCCAACGGCATTGAATTCGGAACGGCCGTCGAGCCACGAGCCGATGCGGTGCTGATGGAAATGTGGCTCAAGAATGGGACCAAAGAGCCTCTAACGAAGATGCGCGTGCAGAATTGCGCGATGCTGAAAATGATGGATGGTTTTACGCAACAGAACAATGAAAACAAACTGTTCCGTGAACCGTATGCGGCGTGCCGCTCGGCGTCGGGCGATCACTGGATCATCATGGCGTGGACTCCCTGTTTTAAAGCGTGGGGAAATCAGAAGTGCCCCTGCCTGCATTCGGATCCGATCTTTCCTGATTGCCCGCCCGGCGAAACGGTTCGCGTGAAAGGCTGGTTCTCATTCTATACAGGGACCGACATCGAAGGGGAATTCAAGCGGATCGACGCACTGGGTTGGCAGAAGTTTCCGGTGAAGAACTCTGAATAGAATAAAAACGATCACTCGTTGTCTGTTTCGATTCTGTTATTTCCCGCAGACGTCAAATTCAATTTTTGGAAAACGGGCGCGGGCGGCGTCGGTCAAGGGGATGGGATCCTTGATGGCAATATCACACCATTTGAGTGTGGAAAGCCGCGGCAGTGTCGCCAGCAGTTCTAATCGCTCGTCGGTGAGTGTCGTCGGGTCTTTGATTTCGATTTGTTCCACGTTCGTTAACCAGGGGAGCAGATGGGCCGCACTTTGATCGAATTGCAGCTTGTTGACTTCCAACCGCTTCAGCGCCGGCATTTGTGCAAGCAACAATAAGGTGTCCTGATCCAGATTCAAATTTTTGCAGTAGAAATATTCCAGATTGGGTAGTTGCGTTAAAGGCTGAAGAGCCGCAGGTTCGGGTAGTTCTACCGGGATATGGCAACGTTCCAGTTGAGGGAAGCTGGTTAGCAAAGTCAGGGCGGTGCGTGCTTGATCTCCACTCAGATGATTCCCTGTGTCCCAGCCAATGACCAGTTGTTTCATATGGGGCTGATGTGCTGCGACTTGTTCAAGCAGATAACTGATATCCTCGTCTTTTCCGGACGGGACTTTCAGAACTTCCAGATTAGGTGCTAAGGCAAGTGCGTCTGCCACACGTTTTTGGGGAAAGATTTCTCGGATGATCCACTTCTGCAGATTCTGTCTGTCTCCATTCTTCAAAAAGCTAAGCATGGCTTTCTGTTTTACAGAGCCCAGGTCGACTTCAACTGAAGTCAGCTGCGAACATCCCGCCATTTTCTCCCAAAACGGGATAACATCTTCTGGTGCCATTTCCAGATTGAGTTTCAGGTCTTCCAGTACCGGCAGGTCCAGCACTTTCTCTGCCACTTGCAGAGAAATCGGATGACTTCCAAAATCAAGATGTAGTCTGCGAAGTCGCTTGATTTGTACAATTTGTTCCAGAGCGGCCTCATCGAGATGAGAATGGAGAATCTCGAGATTGGTCAGGTTGGGCAGATTTCGCAGGGCGGTATAACCACGCTCATTAATCCGACACAGGGAAAACTTGACCCCTGCCAGTTGTTTTACTTTGGAGAGTGTCTCAATACATTTCCCCAACTCGGGATTCGTTTGATCGCGTGTTCCATAAAACCAGATCCTGACAGGAAACGGCAATTGATTAATCGAAGGAATCGCATTTTTGAGAACTTCACAATGCTGATATACTTTTTTGCCATCGACCGTCTTCGAAGGATTTCCGACCCAAATGGAGAAAGGTTCCTTATTTCGTGGGAACCAAAGCCCCACGCGTTTCCGTTTGATTTCCTGATAGAGATTATCTAATGCGGGATCGCGCCAGGGAGGGAATACTTCCGGAGTTGATGGGGGAGGGTTTCCTGAGAACTGAGGTGCGCGTTTGGCTAACACCAGATTGATCTCGTTCAGGCGTTGCTCGCGTTTCTGAAAACCAGTATCGATTTGAACGACGTCCGTTGGTTCAGTTGAAACTTGTTTTTCAGCAATTGCAGTTTGGGAATGATCAGAGCTCACCAGAAAACCACCAATGCCAGCCAGTGCAAGTAACACTGCCGCCATGGGACAAATAAATTGACGCAACATCTGACACTCTCCCTATGATCTACCTGATTTTTAATTTCAGGCAACGCCCAACGATCAGCAAGCAGTCTTACTAAACAGCCAATGATAAGACCGAAGCCGGAAGCTTTTCCACTATCCTATTGTACAGAACAAAACA
This genomic interval from Gimesia alba contains the following:
- the nadB gene encoding L-aspartate oxidase, which codes for MDPILIEPGQRYLARINPKRIPHIFTDVLIIGGGVAGSRAALEIDPRLETIIVNKGKVSQSNSAYAQGGIAGVLDPLDNITNHIQDTLAAGKDLCDEELVEYVCQEAPRHIQELIEIGTDFDTEDGKIALTKEGGHSHRRVAHAMGDATGRELMRSLVSAVHDRPSIQTWTKTPTLDLVTEDGKCRGAIIWNRYHGKTLVWAKQVILATGGAGCLFRESTNPPLATGDGHAIAFRAGALLQDMEFMQFHPTVLYIAGGARYLISEAVRGEGAYLRDCNGVRFMSEYHPDQELAHRDIVSRAITDRMLKTNHSCVYLDLTHLDPALIKERFPNIGKVCAGFGLDLSKDQIPVRPGAHYMIGGVKTDLQARTSVPHLWAAGEVTSTGLHGSNRLASNSLLEGLIFGAAAGRGASAAALSQPDQFTASLLPDWDKEKHSDENLNSKDLRNSLASLMWRDVGITRNAESLQNAKDKVDFWSRYVVDREFKTLSGWELQNMLLVAQLMITSAIERKESRGVHYRSDFPETNPAYQKHISVHSTC
- a CDS encoding SDR family NAD(P)-dependent oxidoreductase, whose amino-acid sequence is MLPGIKLFDLTSRAAIITGGSKGLGSAMAEGLASAGADVLLTSRHQAEVEATAAQIAKDYGVKVIGVQADVTDAEQVAAMTDRAISEFGKIDILINNAGINIRGPIDELTLEQFQEVQNVNVTGPWLCAKSVVPHMKQAKYGRIINLASTLGLVGMSNRTPYTASKGAMVQMTRALGLELCEYGITCNAICPGPFLTPMNEPFAETEEIKKFIVGAVAMNRWAKMEEIQGAAIFLASDASSYMTGSMVTVDGGWTAR
- a CDS encoding leucine-rich repeat domain-containing protein, whose amino-acid sequence is MSSDGESTVVRMSQNNRRILVRRTLIAALILVCSASAYSIFLVVRFHTNVAVFQRYGAYLESASLSKQGEIVRVEYDKTSGPAFIPAPFIRYHRSLFAIYLRHVPQSNPDEINELFDLLQSFPKLEQLYLESFAIDQNRAIAIAQLPKLKVLRLTDCQIEKSALASALHSTGLTHLNLADSKFHEAELEALNNGPTKETLVGLGLSNCKITDQSASIISRLRNLETLVLDGTQITDQSLKILARLPKLKVLILDHTKVTDAGVAYLSSAPHLVELSLSNTSVSDAMLETLKQEIPALRVSDD
- a CDS encoding response regulator, whose product is MNNPVSKILIVDDSDVVRRILCKALTQDDYELHTAVDGEDGRQKVHELKPDIVLLDVEMPVLDGFAVLKEVRENYKVEEVAVIMVTSHNDGKGITRAFEEGAFDYIPKPATDSEIQARVRNAIRALQLVREQKTLRKAAETANQSKSAFLANMSHEIRTPMTAILGYTELLELEAKTHQMPELFLDSLDTIKRNGGHLMELINDILDLSKIEAGKLDIESISCSPQTIVEEVLELVQVRAEAKGLKLEASYEFPLPAEIQSDPTRIRQILINLIGNAIKFTEVGTIRLETQLVESPGAEPQIQFSVIDQGIGMTESQLSNLFRPFTQADSSTTRKYGGTGLGLTICKRLANMLGGDISVTSERNKGSRFTAAVDTGNLDGVERLQELQQRIAPETEASESSQPQVCAIPEFPLKGRKILLAEDGPDNQKLIAFILKKAGAEVTIAENGEVARQAAVKAMETGLLYDVILMDMQMPILDGYGATRKIREHGYSGPIISLTANAMEGDREKCINAGCNDHITKPVNRKKMIEMISSICNEEAVV
- a CDS encoding acyl-CoA desaturase, which gives rise to MNSQQTVAPRVETDNLTSEESVETVPAQPDARVDWPVIGWIAVIHLGLLAAPFYFTWTGLFTCLFLGWLTGGIGICMGYHRLLTHGSFQTYPFMFRLIGLIGLLAGQGPPIQWVANHRKHHLHSDQPGDPHSPRDGRWWSHIMWLIPYHSTEEIQATHERFAPDLLKDPFMRFLQRTFLLWHIGMGAVLYGIGYWLGGSEIAISMVVYGMFVRLFYVLHATWFVNSATHIWGYRNYETTDDSRNLWWVALLTYGEGWHNNHHKYQRMAKNGHKWWELDMTYGAILVLEKLGLAWKVVKTIPPNDKENSVKQPNFAKQQQSVQH